The nucleotide sequence GCCAAAAGAAATCTGATCGCCTTTGTAAGACAACACTCAAAGTCATTGCTAAAGAATGTGAAGATAAGTTGTGCGAAAATGATGATCAGAAGTACTTTCTTAAATTTTGTATCAATCAGCTCGAAATGAATGAAAAAGAGCTAGTAGATATGCACTATAATCAAAAGCTAAGCATTAAAAGTATTAACGATCACTTTGGGGAAAAAGGAAAAAAGATCTATCGTGCTTTTGAGCGCATTCGCTTTAAGCTCTTCAAATGTATTCAAAAAAATCGTCAAGAGGAGGCTTAAATATGAAGAAATTTGATGAAACACGTACGCAGCAGCTCATCTCTTCTTTGATTGATGAAAATATCTCAGCCGAAGAAATGAACGAGCTTAATGAACTGCTTCAAGACTCGCCCGAAGCTCTTGATATGTACCTCAGTATGACTAAAATTGATATGGAGATGCATCAGGATACGAGTTTATTAAGTCATTATTCTGATATAAAGCCACAAGTCAAAGAAGATCTGCCTGAGACAGTTGAGCATCTCAAAAAATGCTTAAGGCTCTTTCAGCTTGTTGCCGCTTTTCTTGTGGCTTTTATAGCTATCAATTACGTCTTGCCCCGTAACCAGCCAATCAAGGAAGAGGTGAATGGTAGTTCACCTGGTGTTCTTGCACATATTTTAAAGCTTTCAGAGGATATAAAATGGAGTAAAGCAAAGGCTAAGGTAGGTGACCCAATAGGTGAAGAAGTATTGATCATCCAGAAAGGATCGATAAACCTAAAATATGAGAATGGCGCAGAAATTAAACTTGTTGGCCCCGCAGAATATAAATTGCACGACCAGGATTCTGCCACTCTAAGTTATGGCCGCTTGGCAGCTCGTATTCCGGAAGCCGCACAGGGTTTTACTATTGATGCACCCAAAGCGCTTATTACAGATTTAGGTACTGAGTTCGCCCTTAATGTTAATAAGCAGGGAGAAAGTAAAATATTTGTTTACGAAGGCGAAGTCGTAGGGGCCTTGTTGGGGCCGGATGGCAACACTCTAAAGCATAGCAACCTCTATGCTAAAGATGCTGTAAGCATAGATTCAAGGAGCGGTACACTTAAAACTCTTAAAGATACAAAAAACTTTATTCGTATTGCGGAAAGCCCAGAAGCTTCGCTGCATATAAATCAGGCTTATGTTAATGCAGTACATAATTCAGACCCTATTGCGTACTGGCGCTTTAATACTGAAGATACAGAACTCATTACAAACGAAATGAGCACATCTTATTCAGGGGCACTCACGGGAAAAGCAAAAATAGAAAATGGTTTCTTAGTTTTCGAGAAAGGTACAAAGGGGGCTTTTGTTGTTGATGAACCCATTCAAAACATCAATAGCCAAGGACATTCTATTGAGATGTGGGTCAAGCCGCTAGAGCGCTCTAAAGATATGATGGCACTGGCATCGCTCGTGGCCCTAGGGAAACCTAAAAATAATGAAACAGTTAAGCACCTGGCCTATTTTGGGCTTACTCCTCAAAAGTCATTCAATCGTCACAGTCCTTTTAATTTCTGGTTTGCTTCACGTTTTCCTGCGAGATCGGGAAATTATGGAGTCAATTGTTATGCCAATCAGGATTACAAAGGGCAGCATTGGTACCATCTCGTTTGCATTAAAAATAAAAATAGTTTGGATATTTATGTCAATGGCCAATTGGCCAACAGTGTTCAACATGAACTAGGAAGTGGAGATAAGGCGTATCAGTTTTTTGTGGGTCAGATGGATTTTCATAGACAGCCGTGGCAATTACACGGTAGTATTGACGAAGTCGCACTCTATGACCGTCCTTTAAGCGCCCGTGAAATAGAGACTCATTACCAAAGCATGTTAGAAAAATAATATTTTTTTAGCCGCTAGGTGGGAATCGCTCTTAAAAACACGGGATATATAACAAAGAGATTTTAAATAACCTTATAGTCGGAGCCCAAAATCTATGTTTACAAGACTCATGTTTGTTGCTGCATTATCCTGTAGTAATCTAATAGCCAAAGAAATAAATTTTAATCGGGATATCCGTCCCATTTTATCGGATCGATGTTTTCATTGTCATGGGCCCGATAAACACGACCGTAAGAAAAAGTTGCGTTTGGATATTGCCGAAGGTGATGATGGTGCCTACCGTTTAAGAAAAAAACGTTATGGAATTGTACCAGGTGATTTAGAAAAGAGTAGTGTATGGCAGCGCATCATTACCGATGACGAAGATGACATTATGCCTCCACTAGATTCCCATAAGAAGCCACTGACTGATAAAGAAAAAGCACTCATTAAGCAATGGATCGAAGAGGGCGCAAAATACGAGAAATTTTGGGCTTTTGAACTTCCGAAGAAATCAGCCGCGGAAAAAACAAAACTGGACTGGGGCCATTCAGGAATTGATAAATACGTGCTTGCAGAATTAGAAAGAAATAATTTAGAGCCAAAAGATAAAGCAGAGAAACGAACCTTGATTCGACGTTTGAGCTTTGACTTGACCGGGCTACCACCCACACTGAGTGAAGTAGAGAGTTTTATTAATGATAAAGATTCACAAGCCTACGAAAAACTAGTGGAGCGCTTCTTGGCTAAATCCAGTTATGGCGAACATATGACTCGCTATTGGTTGGATTTGGTAAGAGCGGCAGATACCAACGGTATGCACAAAGATTTCTACCGAAGTATTTACGCTTATCGCGATTGGCTTATAAGAGCATTTAATACAAACCTCCCTTATAGCGACTTCTTAAAGTACCAACTTGCGGGAGATCTTTATGAAAAGCCAACAGAGGATCAACTCATTGGTTCAGGTTTTAATCGTCTCCATCTTATCATTGATAAAGGTACGGCATTACCCGAAGAGAGTTATACGAAAAATGTCATTGACCGCGTCACGGCAGTCAGTACGGCTTTTATGGGGCTCACCATGCAGTGCGCTCGTTGTCACGATCACAAATTCGATGCTATCAAACAAAAAGATTTTTATGCGATGTTCGCATTCTTTAACAACATCGATGGTAATCCTGAAACAATTGGTGGACCTAAGAATGGTCTGCAGCCACCTTATATCACTTTAGGCACAGATGAAGAAAAGAAAAAATTGGCAGGATTAAAGAAAGCTTACAATATTGTTGCGCCTGAGCTCAATAAATTACGCCGTTCAGTCAGGAAAGAAAAAGATGCGGCTAAGAAAACAGCAATGCAGAATAAGATTAAAGAATTGCAAAAAGCGGAACATCAATACAATGTGCTTTTTAATTCTCTAGATGCAGCAATGGTCATGAAAGAAAGTAAAAAGGTAAAACCATCCTATATGTTAAATCGCGGTGAGTACGATCAAAAAGGAGAAGTGGTCGAGAGGGATATACCTGTGTTTTTTGGTTCCATCAAAAAAGAGGAGGGCCTTACAACAAGGATGGATTTAGCGAATTGGTTTATTTCG is from Lentisphaera profundi and encodes:
- a CDS encoding sigma-70 family RNA polymerase sigma factor is translated as MNKQHDKFALLLGQNKSDLRQYIYSLCHNNTDTEDILQETSSALWRKFDSYDPKQAFIYWALRFAYFEVMKFRDRQKKSDRLCKTTLKVIAKECEDKLCENDDQKYFLKFCINQLEMNEKELVDMHYNQKLSIKSINDHFGEKGKKIYRAFERIRFKLFKCIQKNRQEEA
- a CDS encoding LamG-like jellyroll fold domain-containing protein: MKKFDETRTQQLISSLIDENISAEEMNELNELLQDSPEALDMYLSMTKIDMEMHQDTSLLSHYSDIKPQVKEDLPETVEHLKKCLRLFQLVAAFLVAFIAINYVLPRNQPIKEEVNGSSPGVLAHILKLSEDIKWSKAKAKVGDPIGEEVLIIQKGSINLKYENGAEIKLVGPAEYKLHDQDSATLSYGRLAARIPEAAQGFTIDAPKALITDLGTEFALNVNKQGESKIFVYEGEVVGALLGPDGNTLKHSNLYAKDAVSIDSRSGTLKTLKDTKNFIRIAESPEASLHINQAYVNAVHNSDPIAYWRFNTEDTELITNEMSTSYSGALTGKAKIENGFLVFEKGTKGAFVVDEPIQNINSQGHSIEMWVKPLERSKDMMALASLVALGKPKNNETVKHLAYFGLTPQKSFNRHSPFNFWFASRFPARSGNYGVNCYANQDYKGQHWYHLVCIKNKNSLDIYVNGQLANSVQHELGSGDKAYQFFVGQMDFHRQPWQLHGSIDEVALYDRPLSAREIETHYQSMLEK
- a CDS encoding PSD1 and planctomycete cytochrome C domain-containing protein is translated as MFTRLMFVAALSCSNLIAKEINFNRDIRPILSDRCFHCHGPDKHDRKKKLRLDIAEGDDGAYRLRKKRYGIVPGDLEKSSVWQRIITDDEDDIMPPLDSHKKPLTDKEKALIKQWIEEGAKYEKFWAFELPKKSAAEKTKLDWGHSGIDKYVLAELERNNLEPKDKAEKRTLIRRLSFDLTGLPPTLSEVESFINDKDSQAYEKLVERFLAKSSYGEHMTRYWLDLVRAADTNGMHKDFYRSIYAYRDWLIRAFNTNLPYSDFLKYQLAGDLYEKPTEDQLIGSGFNRLHLIIDKGTALPEESYTKNVIDRVTAVSTAFMGLTMQCARCHDHKFDAIKQKDFYAMFAFFNNIDGNPETIGGPKNGLQPPYITLGTDEEKKKLAGLKKAYNIVAPELNKLRRSVRKEKDAAKKTAMQNKIKELQKAEHQYNVLFNSLDAAMVMKESKKVKPSYMLNRGEYDQKGEVVERDIPVFFGSIKKEEGLTTRMDLANWFISEENPLTARVAVNRFWQQFFGVGLVKTSEDFGAQGETPSHPQLLDYLTVEFIESGWDVKQLMKKIVMSATYQQSSLAQKEAYEADPENRLLARGSRYRMDAEMIRDNILASSGLLKTQMYGKSVKPPQPEGLWAAVSMRNERFKPDAGDAIYRRSIYTYWRRGMPPPQMTIMNAPSREYCVARRERTNTSLQALLLLNEPEYLKAAANLAKNTLSSDLKNGAEKISYAYERITGKIPDSEEIQALETLISDLTKSYNSDVQSTKEMAESLGFTKAKNKAEVAAWTMMLNSIYNLDITKNRE